Proteins encoded within one genomic window of Vulgatibacter sp.:
- a CDS encoding diacylglycerol kinase family protein, producing the protein MSAERKATTVEHAKALRSVGEAEAGPAYGRHGLGKSFRFAAQGLAFALRTQRNLRIHFAAAGLVLFAAAALPVSRIESLLLLGAMVLVPLAELFNTAIEAVVDLAAPHFHPLAKTAKDVAAAAVLLASAFALGIGVLVFAEKLWPLQVREGAAGYAAAVAPLALALFWPFCRGLFRR; encoded by the coding sequence GTGAGCGCGGAACGGAAGGCCACCACCGTCGAGCATGCGAAGGCGCTCCGATCCGTCGGCGAGGCCGAGGCGGGACCGGCGTACGGCAGGCACGGGCTCGGCAAGAGCTTCCGCTTCGCCGCGCAGGGGCTCGCCTTCGCGTTGCGGACCCAGCGGAACCTCCGGATCCACTTCGCCGCCGCAGGTCTCGTGCTCTTCGCGGCGGCAGCGCTCCCGGTGAGCCGGATCGAGTCGCTCCTTCTCCTCGGCGCGATGGTGCTCGTGCCCCTGGCGGAGCTCTTCAACACGGCGATCGAGGCGGTGGTGGATCTCGCCGCCCCGCACTTCCATCCCCTCGCGAAGACCGCCAAGGACGTCGCCGCTGCGGCGGTGCTCCTCGCCTCCGCCTTCGCGCTGGGGATCGGCGTGCTCGTCTTCGCCGAGAAGCTCTGGCCGCTGCAGGTGCGCGAGGGCGCGGCGGGCTACGCAGCCGCCGTCGCGCCGCTGGCGCTGGCGCTCTTCTGGCCGTTCTGCAGGGGCCTCTTCCGCCGCTAA
- the msrA gene encoding peptide-methionine (S)-S-oxide reductase MsrA, producing MFFKPTKMLQLPTPAEALPGRKVPVHVTNRHLVLGNPIQPPFPAGLAQAVFGLGCFWGAERKFWQQEGVYTTAVGYAGGHTPNPTYEEVCSGRTGHTEVVLVVYDPARIGYEALLRLFWENHDPTQGMRQGNDLGTQYRSAIYTFDEAQLQAAASSRDAYQEALARAGIGAVTTEIREAPPFFYAEDYHQQYLAKNPSGYCGLGGTGVSCPVGVGVDAG from the coding sequence ATGTTCTTCAAACCGACGAAGATGCTGCAGCTCCCGACACCGGCGGAGGCCCTCCCCGGCCGCAAGGTGCCGGTGCACGTGACCAACCGCCACCTCGTGCTCGGAAACCCGATCCAGCCGCCCTTCCCCGCGGGCCTCGCGCAGGCCGTCTTCGGCCTCGGCTGCTTCTGGGGCGCCGAGCGCAAATTCTGGCAGCAGGAGGGGGTCTACACCACGGCGGTGGGCTACGCCGGTGGCCACACCCCCAACCCGACCTACGAGGAGGTCTGCTCGGGCAGGACCGGCCACACCGAGGTGGTGCTGGTGGTCTACGATCCGGCGCGGATCGGCTACGAGGCGCTGCTCCGGCTCTTCTGGGAGAACCACGATCCGACCCAGGGGATGCGGCAGGGCAACGACCTCGGGACCCAGTATCGCTCGGCGATCTACACCTTCGACGAGGCGCAGCTGCAAGCGGCGGCGTCCTCCCGCGACGCCTACCAGGAGGCGCTCGCGCGGGCAGGGATCGGCGCCGTGACCACCGAAATCCGGGAAGCGCCGCCCTTCTTCTATGCCGAGGACTACCACCAGCAGTACCTGGCAAAGAACCCGAGCGGCTATTGCGGCCTCGGGGGAACCGGGGTGAGCTGCCCGGTGGGCGTCGGCGTCGACGCCGGCTGA
- a CDS encoding sensor histidine kinase, whose protein sequence is MFQTEAARKQRSKFLYVVAAVAVACHVGDLVLLGGPSLPALAVRLAWGFCLALLALAAPHVRPAHFERVVTAAGLSSVGAWVALTVLTGGSPSPYFDWMSTLPLIVGALGPGYVWAVAAVGLATIVANALLLVVEGAALPSHLSWLSFSIAVGGLAVAGSKMQQRLRAAEQRAEEARLRAVDDLAVSEHRRLHAEKLALLGKLSSGVAHEINNPLAFVKSNLAHLLEQHGGGAGCAELALLREIVEDSQVGIERIEGIIDTLRSFARVDDAGLQPCSLAEVVDEALRLASAPLRPVAEVRRSGTDSLPRVMANRGQLVQVLVNLLVNAADAIAETKAGRGVVRLEAWRTDGLVVLDVIDSGPGLEPAVQQRLFEPFFTTKPPGKGTGLGLALSREYLKRFDATLEAQNEPGGGARFRLRLVPATAAQRSA, encoded by the coding sequence GTGTTCCAGACCGAAGCGGCGCGGAAGCAGCGCAGCAAATTCCTCTACGTCGTCGCGGCGGTGGCGGTCGCCTGCCATGTCGGCGACCTCGTCCTTCTCGGCGGGCCCTCGCTCCCTGCGCTCGCCGTGCGCCTGGCGTGGGGGTTCTGCCTCGCGCTTCTGGCGCTCGCTGCTCCCCATGTGCGGCCCGCCCACTTCGAGCGGGTGGTGACCGCCGCGGGCCTCTCCTCGGTCGGCGCCTGGGTGGCGCTCACCGTCCTCACCGGCGGCAGCCCGAGCCCCTACTTCGACTGGATGAGCACCCTGCCGCTGATCGTGGGGGCGCTCGGCCCCGGCTACGTCTGGGCGGTGGCGGCGGTGGGCCTGGCCACCATCGTCGCGAACGCCCTCCTCCTCGTCGTGGAGGGGGCCGCACTCCCGTCCCACCTGAGCTGGCTCAGCTTCTCGATCGCGGTAGGCGGCCTCGCCGTGGCCGGCAGCAAGATGCAGCAGCGACTGCGCGCGGCGGAGCAGCGTGCCGAGGAGGCGCGCCTGCGGGCGGTGGACGATCTCGCGGTCAGCGAGCACCGGCGCCTGCACGCGGAGAAGCTGGCGCTTCTCGGCAAACTCTCGAGCGGCGTCGCCCACGAGATCAACAACCCGCTCGCCTTCGTGAAGTCGAACCTCGCCCATCTTCTCGAGCAGCACGGCGGCGGCGCCGGCTGCGCGGAGCTGGCGTTGCTGCGGGAGATCGTCGAGGACAGCCAGGTCGGCATCGAGCGGATCGAGGGGATCATCGACACGCTGCGCTCCTTCGCCCGGGTGGACGATGCGGGGCTGCAGCCGTGCAGTCTCGCCGAGGTGGTCGACGAAGCGCTCCGGCTCGCCTCCGCCCCGCTGCGCCCCGTGGCGGAGGTGCGGCGGAGCGGCACCGATTCCCTGCCGCGGGTGATGGCCAACCGCGGGCAGCTGGTGCAGGTGCTGGTCAACCTGCTGGTCAACGCCGCCGATGCCATCGCCGAGACGAAGGCGGGTCGCGGCGTGGTGCGGCTCGAGGCCTGGCGCACCGACGGGCTGGTGGTGCTGGACGTGATCGACAGCGGTCCGGGGCTCGAGCCGGCGGTGCAGCAGCGGCTCTTCGAGCCCTTCTTCACCACCAAGCCGCCCGGCAAGGGAACCGGCCTCGGACTCGCGCTCTCGCGCGAGTACCTGAAACGCTTCGACGCCACCCTGGAGGCGCAGAACGAGCCCGGGGGCGGGGCACGTTTCCGGCTCCGCCTCGTGCCGGCGACTGCGGCCCAGCGCAGCGCCTGA
- a CDS encoding DUF4215 domain-containing protein: MGIRHLGLVVFVCSVLAACGGGDTNPNPDATGGSGGSGGTGGTGGSGGTGGTGGTGGTGGTGATGGSGGSAAVCGDGVVEGDEACDDGELNSDNAADACRTDCTEASCGDSVVDTGENCDDGNTVDGDGCSAACGFEAECGDGVREFEEECDGADLSGQSCADFGHNSGDLGCSATCTFDTSACATVEFCDDGIDNDGDLLADCDDSDCEGDVVNCPSCGDGVINQAEEVCDGADLGGAACTDLSFSGGTIGCDDLCQLDTAACLPFEDCSTVGDEDQDGFADCDDTECVGAFECPSCGDGILQRDETCEGSAPAGEDCSNYGFNSGTLACSATTCTADTSACTNVELCGVAGDEDGDGAFDCDDSDCDQVAPCPVCGNGTIEAGETCDDGNLVAGDGCDSGCAEEIFAVAAPGQSSTRTGSTDSSSPTHGRVTSDCGTPDTSSYYYALVELQNLGTHPAVVDVQGDWGSIDGFLQISSVPFAPADPLATCLGSNDDWNSTADSRVNGIAIPAGGSVAVIATTYDPLTTLPSFTLTASTVSACGDTVVEGAEACDDGNASSGDGCFECAVEAGWVCGSTGCRQTVCGDTIVEGDEECDDGNQVNDDACSNGCLAARCGNGTVDMSPGAVVLTSPVVTNPGGNSGRVCDDGGTCSGPCTADVSGNGSAPEHGICQALGYQYALAVAWGNGSGESDDPMPHAYNWECSNYVCMASSSTYDSDNCGASEMLDTITCAGGPTMEACDDGNTDNGDACTTSCTVAVCGDGFIRTGFETCDDGNTAAGDGCDATCQIEVLAVPNAASALNLAGSLTGSDPTWTRPDASCGANTTAGMHYDTFEMTNNTGADRLVYFTANWNGNNGFLHVFNAPFDPSNPTTNCLAGDDDYDSGGSHFTYTVPAGQSIVVVASTYSSGATISSYTVSIYSPDAVDAEPNDASTTAISTSVGRVERGNIAAGDKDYYSFSATSGTTYSVETWAGAPLFCTTDSGNANDTRIRLYDTDGITELASDDDGGTGTCSLVTWTAPATGTYFFRVQYYDDADTSSTIDPYFVELRSP, from the coding sequence TTGGGCATCAGGCATCTCGGTCTGGTCGTATTCGTTTGTAGCGTGCTCGCCGCCTGTGGCGGAGGGGACACCAACCCGAACCCGGACGCCACCGGCGGTTCCGGCGGCAGCGGCGGTACCGGCGGCACGGGCGGTAGCGGCGGCACCGGTGGTACCGGTGGCACTGGAGGCACCGGCGGCACGGGTGCTACCGGGGGCAGCGGCGGCAGCGCGGCGGTCTGCGGCGACGGCGTGGTCGAGGGCGACGAGGCCTGCGACGACGGCGAGCTGAACAGCGACAACGCTGCCGACGCCTGCCGTACCGATTGCACGGAAGCCTCGTGCGGCGACAGCGTCGTCGACACCGGCGAGAATTGCGACGACGGCAACACCGTCGACGGGGACGGCTGCTCCGCTGCGTGCGGCTTCGAGGCCGAGTGCGGCGACGGCGTCCGCGAGTTCGAAGAGGAGTGCGACGGCGCCGATCTATCCGGCCAGAGCTGCGCCGACTTCGGTCACAACAGCGGCGACCTCGGCTGCTCGGCCACCTGCACCTTCGACACCTCCGCCTGCGCCACCGTCGAATTCTGCGACGACGGCATCGACAACGACGGCGACCTGCTCGCCGACTGCGACGACAGCGATTGCGAAGGCGACGTGGTCAACTGCCCGAGCTGCGGCGACGGCGTGATCAACCAGGCCGAGGAGGTCTGCGACGGCGCCGATCTCGGTGGCGCCGCGTGCACGGACCTCTCCTTCTCCGGCGGCACCATCGGCTGCGACGATCTCTGCCAGCTCGACACCGCCGCCTGCCTCCCCTTCGAGGATTGCAGCACGGTCGGCGACGAGGACCAGGACGGCTTCGCCGACTGCGACGACACCGAGTGCGTTGGCGCCTTCGAGTGCCCCTCGTGCGGCGACGGGATCCTGCAGCGCGACGAGACCTGCGAGGGCTCCGCGCCTGCCGGCGAGGACTGCAGCAACTACGGCTTCAACAGCGGCACCCTCGCCTGCAGCGCCACCACCTGCACCGCCGACACCAGCGCCTGCACCAACGTCGAGCTCTGCGGCGTCGCCGGCGACGAGGACGGCGACGGCGCCTTCGACTGCGACGACAGCGACTGCGACCAGGTCGCGCCCTGCCCGGTCTGCGGCAACGGCACGATCGAAGCTGGCGAGACCTGCGACGACGGCAACCTCGTCGCTGGGGACGGCTGCGACAGCGGCTGCGCCGAGGAGATCTTCGCGGTTGCGGCCCCCGGCCAGTCCTCCACCAGGACCGGAAGCACCGACAGCTCCAGTCCCACCCACGGCCGCGTCACCTCCGATTGCGGGACGCCGGACACCAGTTCCTACTATTACGCGCTGGTGGAGCTGCAGAACCTCGGCACCCATCCCGCGGTCGTAGACGTTCAGGGTGATTGGGGCTCGATCGATGGCTTCCTGCAGATCTCCTCCGTCCCGTTCGCACCCGCCGATCCCCTCGCGACCTGCCTCGGCTCGAACGACGACTGGAACAGCACCGCAGATAGCCGGGTCAACGGGATCGCGATTCCCGCAGGGGGAAGTGTCGCCGTCATCGCGACTACCTACGATCCTCTCACGACCCTCCCTTCGTTCACGCTGACGGCTTCCACCGTCTCCGCTTGCGGCGACACGGTCGTCGAGGGCGCCGAGGCGTGCGACGACGGCAATGCTTCCTCGGGCGACGGCTGCTTCGAGTGTGCCGTCGAGGCAGGCTGGGTGTGCGGCTCGACGGGCTGCAGGCAGACGGTCTGCGGCGACACGATCGTCGAGGGCGACGAGGAGTGCGACGACGGCAACCAGGTCAACGACGACGCATGCAGCAACGGCTGCCTTGCAGCACGCTGTGGCAACGGCACGGTCGACATGTCGCCGGGTGCAGTGGTTCTGACCTCTCCCGTCGTCACCAATCCGGGCGGGAACTCCGGCCGCGTTTGCGACGACGGCGGTACATGCTCCGGCCCGTGCACGGCGGACGTCAGCGGCAACGGCAGTGCCCCGGAGCACGGCATCTGCCAGGCACTCGGCTACCAGTACGCGCTGGCCGTCGCCTGGGGCAATGGCTCCGGTGAAAGCGACGACCCGATGCCGCACGCTTACAACTGGGAATGCAGCAACTACGTCTGCATGGCCAGCTCGAGCACCTACGACTCCGACAACTGCGGCGCATCGGAAATGCTCGATACAATCACGTGCGCCGGCGGGCCGACGATGGAAGCGTGCGACGATGGCAACACCGACAACGGAGATGCCTGCACCACCTCCTGCACGGTGGCAGTCTGCGGCGACGGTTTCATCAGGACCGGCTTCGAAACCTGCGACGATGGCAACACCGCCGCGGGTGACGGCTGCGACGCCACTTGCCAGATCGAGGTGCTCGCCGTCCCGAATGCGGCAAGCGCGCTCAATCTGGCCGGCTCGCTCACGGGCAGCGATCCGACCTGGACCCGCCCGGACGCTTCGTGCGGCGCCAACACCACCGCTGGCATGCACTACGACACCTTCGAGATGACGAACAACACCGGCGCAGATCGGCTGGTCTACTTCACCGCGAACTGGAACGGGAACAACGGCTTCCTCCACGTCTTCAACGCACCGTTCGACCCGTCGAACCCCACGACCAATTGCCTCGCCGGTGACGATGACTACGACTCGGGCGGCAGCCACTTCACCTACACGGTGCCGGCCGGGCAGTCGATCGTCGTGGTGGCGAGCACCTATAGCTCGGGCGCCACGATCTCCTCCTACACGGTGAGCATCTATTCGCCGGATGCGGTGGACGCGGAACCCAACGATGCTTCCACCACCGCCATCTCGACGAGCGTGGGACGCGTCGAGCGCGGCAACATCGCTGCCGGGGACAAGGACTACTACTCGTTCTCGGCGACCAGCGGCACCACCTACAGCGTCGAGACGTGGGCGGGTGCGCCTCTCTTCTGCACCACCGACTCCGGCAACGCGAACGACACGCGGATCCGCCTCTACGACACCGATGGGATCACGGAGCTGGCGAGCGACGACGATGGAGGAACGGGCACCTGCTCGCTCGTCACGTGGACGGCTCCCGCAACCGGCACCTACTTCTTCCGGGTGCAGTACTACGACGACGCAGATACCTCGTCGACGATCGATCCGTATTTCGTCGAGCTGCGTTCGCCGTAA
- a CDS encoding protein-arginine deiminase family protein, whose amino-acid sequence MVRRKLPAFVLAAAALAACGEDEGEDEAILPAPVIDLVVDANRNGRLDPGAADEEAGEEGFSATAGAIFLANLDDDDGNGIPDGADEAVAGDADVRDLAPLLVAPWPGAPDGASARLEVENSDEVRLFLVEGAREAAASYVAVQDPLAVSISTDALRAGAAFALEGRHFASSVAAGAWDGTVGITLTVFDAAGASLGSDRVELRVAPLLFQFNTAPTERIYYSDGGDLNERFAAGVQTMADAAGVPFEGLELPGSFWEWDPWTQDFFDVGFTSIPGPDGVPVGMKVAVRSAQPDRIAGEIVDSRFAGPDWGTVYVHAADWAAAAETDGYSMNSFGNWEVVPPYGDHPLGRNVWGAGDSAREQPDPAFVDFVRAQRVQPEIVVDTSWLLVGHVDEVFSWVQADTPRGWRLLVADPTMAHEMLVGLQQSGQGDAVLFEGKRWIDWQREVEVPADVTVDEILADADLMAASQEAQIRTDEMLAILEEELGLAPEEITPMPFVYEDFFGIGLVAHQPGTVNLLHVDGHVVIPDPFGPVVGGVDLFRADLEARLGALGLEVFFADNWDVYHRNLGEVHCGTNVERRMDLRWWESGR is encoded by the coding sequence ATGGTTCGCAGAAAGCTTCCGGCCTTCGTTCTCGCAGCAGCTGCCCTCGCGGCCTGCGGTGAGGACGAAGGCGAAGACGAGGCGATCCTTCCCGCGCCGGTGATCGACCTGGTCGTCGACGCCAACCGCAACGGAAGGCTCGACCCCGGTGCCGCCGACGAGGAGGCAGGGGAGGAGGGCTTCAGCGCCACGGCTGGCGCCATCTTCCTCGCCAACCTCGACGACGACGATGGGAACGGCATCCCCGACGGTGCGGACGAAGCCGTAGCAGGCGACGCCGACGTGCGCGATCTCGCGCCGCTGCTGGTGGCGCCGTGGCCAGGTGCACCGGATGGGGCCTCCGCACGGCTCGAGGTCGAGAACTCCGACGAGGTCCGCCTCTTCCTCGTCGAGGGTGCGCGCGAGGCGGCGGCAAGCTACGTGGCCGTCCAGGATCCGCTCGCCGTCTCGATCTCCACCGACGCGCTCCGCGCTGGCGCCGCCTTCGCCCTGGAGGGGCGGCATTTCGCGAGCTCCGTCGCGGCGGGGGCATGGGACGGAACGGTCGGGATCACGCTCACGGTCTTCGACGCGGCAGGCGCTTCGCTTGGTAGCGACCGGGTCGAGCTGCGGGTGGCGCCGCTCCTCTTCCAGTTCAATACGGCGCCCACCGAGCGGATCTACTACTCCGACGGCGGCGACCTGAACGAGCGCTTCGCCGCTGGCGTGCAGACGATGGCCGACGCCGCCGGCGTGCCCTTCGAAGGTCTCGAGCTCCCCGGCTCCTTCTGGGAGTGGGATCCCTGGACCCAGGATTTCTTCGACGTGGGCTTCACCTCGATACCCGGGCCCGACGGCGTGCCGGTGGGTATGAAGGTGGCCGTCCGCTCGGCGCAGCCCGATCGCATCGCAGGCGAGATCGTCGACAGCCGCTTCGCCGGCCCGGATTGGGGCACGGTCTACGTCCACGCCGCGGACTGGGCGGCAGCAGCGGAGACCGACGGCTACAGCATGAACTCCTTCGGCAATTGGGAGGTGGTGCCGCCCTACGGCGACCATCCCCTCGGCCGCAACGTCTGGGGGGCTGGGGACTCGGCGCGCGAGCAGCCCGATCCCGCCTTCGTCGACTTCGTGCGGGCGCAGCGGGTCCAGCCGGAGATCGTCGTCGATACGAGCTGGCTCCTGGTGGGCCACGTCGACGAGGTCTTCAGCTGGGTGCAGGCGGATACGCCGCGGGGCTGGCGGCTCCTCGTGGCGGATCCCACCATGGCCCACGAGATGCTGGTCGGCCTGCAGCAGAGCGGCCAGGGCGACGCGGTGCTCTTCGAGGGGAAGAGGTGGATCGACTGGCAGCGCGAGGTCGAGGTGCCTGCGGACGTGACCGTCGACGAGATCCTCGCCGACGCGGACCTGATGGCGGCGAGCCAGGAGGCGCAGATCCGCACCGACGAGATGCTCGCAATCCTGGAGGAGGAGCTCGGACTCGCTCCCGAGGAGATCACGCCGATGCCCTTCGTCTACGAGGACTTCTTCGGCATCGGCCTGGTCGCCCACCAGCCCGGCACCGTCAACCTGCTCCACGTGGACGGGCACGTGGTCATCCCCGATCCCTTCGGGCCGGTGGTGGGCGGCGTCGATCTCTTCCGCGCCGATCTGGAGGCCCGCCTCGGCGCGCTCGGCCTCGAGGTCTTCTTCGCCGACAACTGGGACGTCTACCACCGCAACCTCGGCGAAGTGCATTGCGGTACCAACGTCGAACGGCGCATGGACCTGCGCTGGTGGGAGAGTGGCCGATGA
- a CDS encoding YsnF/AvaK domain-containing protein, with the protein MIGEIYEGMTVRSFDGTKLGKIERIGDGTFTIEKGLLSKERHEAKFTDVKEIRGDEAIVDLTGGAFAGKESRGAAMGTREGELRVPLAEERLEVGKTEREAGQVRVTKHVEVEEKQIKVPVRHEEVRVERVATEGRPAAGTAFQEESYSIPVHEEEIEVRKRPVVREEVRVAATSVEEEREISEPLRHERAEVETEGEIRGSPRGEPKGRY; encoded by the coding sequence ATGATTGGCGAAATCTACGAGGGAATGACGGTGCGGAGCTTCGACGGGACGAAGCTCGGCAAGATCGAGCGGATAGGCGACGGCACCTTCACCATCGAGAAGGGCCTGCTCTCCAAGGAGCGGCACGAAGCGAAGTTCACCGACGTGAAGGAGATCCGCGGCGACGAGGCGATCGTCGACCTGACCGGCGGCGCCTTCGCGGGCAAGGAGAGCCGCGGCGCGGCGATGGGCACCAGGGAGGGGGAGCTTCGCGTCCCGCTGGCCGAGGAGCGGCTCGAGGTCGGGAAGACCGAGCGCGAGGCGGGCCAGGTCCGCGTCACCAAGCACGTCGAGGTGGAAGAGAAGCAGATCAAGGTCCCCGTCCGCCACGAGGAGGTTCGGGTGGAGCGCGTGGCGACCGAGGGGCGGCCCGCCGCCGGCACGGCGTTCCAGGAGGAGAGCTACTCGATCCCCGTCCACGAGGAGGAGATCGAGGTTCGCAAGCGGCCGGTGGTCCGCGAGGAGGTTCGCGTCGCCGCCACCTCGGTGGAGGAGGAGCGCGAGATCAGCGAGCCGCTCCGTCACGAGCGCGCCGAGGTGGAGACCGAGGGGGAGATCCGCGGTTCACCCCGAGGCGAGCCGAAGGGGCGTTATTGA
- a CDS encoding acyl-CoA dehydrogenase family protein: protein MPERKRQSSLARPGSSAEHPSPTREVDRDEPGTRARAPTIEELRITARAVAEEVALRHRDDVDRDARWPAETLRALADAGLMGLTVPSRHGGLGAGMAGLVAVCEELGKHCPSSALTLGMHCVASAVIAAKATADQAARYLGPIVQGRHVTTLALSEAGSGSHFYLPATSLQREGDGFVVDGRKHFVTNASHADSYVVSVAAQEEGPGSFSYLVVDRDAPGVAVGEGWRGLGMRGNDSRAVSLDNVRVP, encoded by the coding sequence ATGCCCGAGAGAAAAAGGCAATCCAGCCTTGCTCGCCCGGGCAGCAGCGCCGAGCATCCCTCCCCGACTCGGGAGGTCGATCGGGATGAACCTGGAACGAGAGCTCGCGCGCCCACCATCGAGGAGCTGCGGATCACCGCTCGGGCGGTGGCAGAGGAAGTCGCCCTGCGCCACCGCGACGACGTGGACCGCGACGCACGCTGGCCCGCCGAGACCCTCCGCGCCCTCGCCGACGCCGGCCTGATGGGACTCACCGTCCCCAGCCGGCACGGCGGCCTCGGCGCCGGGATGGCCGGGCTGGTCGCGGTCTGCGAGGAGCTCGGCAAGCACTGCCCCTCCTCGGCGCTCACCTTGGGGATGCACTGCGTCGCGAGCGCGGTGATCGCGGCGAAGGCCACCGCCGACCAGGCCGCGCGCTACCTCGGCCCGATCGTGCAGGGGCGCCACGTCACCACGCTCGCCTTGAGCGAGGCGGGCAGCGGCAGCCATTTCTACCTCCCCGCCACCTCGCTCCAGCGCGAGGGCGACGGCTTCGTCGTCGACGGGCGCAAACATTTCGTCACCAACGCCTCGCACGCCGACTCCTACGTGGTCTCGGTTGCTGCGCAGGAGGAGGGGCCGGGATCGTTCAGCTACCTCGTGGTCGATCGGGACGCGCCCGGCGTCGCGGTGGGCGAGGGGTGGCGCGGCCTGGGCATGCGGGGCAACGACTCCCGCGCGGTCTCCCTCGACAACGTCCGTGTCCCGTAA
- a CDS encoding sodium:solute symporter: MDEYFVGDRRMGAGHIGFSVVATDVGGGFSIGLGGLGFAMGLSGSWLLFTGLVGAWMAAVILIPRVKALGDKYGWLTFPDFLEHRFDGRTRLAAAVVSAIGYAGFVGAQLLAGAKLGAVAFEVDVTTAVFVMAAVVLLYTAFGGMQAVVFTDTIQWAVLLGGLILVALPAAYFHVGGLDGLAAALPPEHLTLTNVTGKELLTWAITIIPIWFVGMTLYQRIYATRDVQTAKRAFYLAGLLEYPLMAFTGTALGMMARVVFPAAEPELGLPMLIKEVLPVGAVGIVMAAYFSAIMSTADSCLLASVGNCVNDLYQRYLRPNASARQVLRLSRILTLVIGALSVAVALLLPMVLDAILLAYSFMVSGLFVPTLAGLLWKRATAEAAFWSTIGGGFSAVALGLFPALDPFGEPVLTAMPVSAVLLVSLSLLRPEPEALAETAPYSG, encoded by the coding sequence GTGGACGAGTATTTCGTCGGCGATCGGCGGATGGGCGCCGGCCACATCGGCTTCTCCGTGGTGGCCACCGACGTCGGCGGCGGCTTCTCCATCGGCCTCGGCGGCCTCGGCTTCGCCATGGGCCTCTCGGGAAGCTGGCTGCTCTTCACCGGCCTGGTCGGCGCGTGGATGGCCGCGGTGATCCTCATCCCGCGGGTGAAGGCCCTCGGCGACAAGTACGGCTGGCTCACCTTCCCCGACTTCCTCGAGCATCGTTTCGACGGCAGGACCCGGCTCGCCGCCGCCGTCGTCTCCGCCATCGGCTACGCCGGATTCGTCGGAGCCCAGCTCCTCGCCGGCGCAAAGCTCGGCGCCGTGGCGTTCGAGGTGGACGTCACCACGGCGGTCTTCGTGATGGCGGCGGTGGTGCTGCTCTACACGGCCTTCGGCGGCATGCAGGCGGTGGTCTTCACCGACACCATCCAGTGGGCGGTGCTCCTCGGCGGCCTGATCCTCGTCGCGCTGCCCGCTGCCTATTTCCACGTCGGCGGCCTCGACGGCCTCGCCGCCGCGCTGCCGCCCGAGCACCTCACCCTCACCAACGTGACGGGCAAGGAGCTCCTCACCTGGGCGATCACCATCATCCCGATCTGGTTCGTCGGCATGACGCTCTACCAGCGGATCTACGCCACCCGCGACGTGCAGACCGCGAAGCGCGCCTTCTACCTGGCGGGGCTGCTCGAATACCCGCTGATGGCCTTCACCGGCACCGCGCTGGGGATGATGGCGCGGGTGGTCTTCCCAGCAGCGGAGCCGGAGCTCGGCCTGCCGATGCTGATCAAGGAAGTGCTGCCGGTGGGGGCCGTCGGGATCGTGATGGCGGCCTATTTCTCGGCGATCATGAGCACCGCCGACAGCTGCCTCCTCGCCTCGGTGGGCAATTGCGTCAACGACCTCTACCAGCGCTACCTCCGTCCGAACGCCAGCGCCAGGCAGGTGCTGCGGCTGAGCCGCATCCTCACCCTGGTGATCGGCGCCCTCTCGGTGGCGGTGGCCCTGCTCCTGCCGATGGTCCTCGACGCGATCCTGCTCGCCTACTCGTTCATGGTCTCGGGGCTCTTCGTACCCACGCTGGCGGGCCTGCTCTGGAAGCGCGCCACCGCCGAGGCGGCCTTCTGGAGCACCATCGGCGGCGGCTTCTCCGCCGTGGCCCTGGGCCTCTTCCCCGCCCTCGATCCCTTCGGCGAGCCGGTGCTCACCGCCATGCCCGTCTCCGCGGTGCTGCTCGTCTCGCTCTCCCTGCTCCGCCCTGAACCGGAGGCGCTAGCGGAAACGGCGCCCTACTCCGGCTGA
- a CDS encoding transposase, which yields MHVGLRLCRGLPNLRWPKVFAVVERAFAETAAARDDFRVTHYSVQGNHLHLIVEVESGTALSRGMQALTIRMAKALNRLAKRSGRVFADRFWSRLLATPREVRHAINYVLGNARQHAERMGLWITLPAADPYAAGPGQQRLGIYAPRTWLLRVGWTRGRTPAPPAYEPAF from the coding sequence TTGCACGTCGGTCTTCGCCTCTGCCGCGGCCTGCCGAACCTGCGCTGGCCGAAGGTCTTCGCGGTCGTCGAGCGCGCCTTCGCGGAAACCGCCGCTGCGCGCGACGACTTCCGCGTCACCCACTACTCGGTGCAGGGCAACCACCTGCACCTCATCGTCGAGGTGGAGAGCGGCACCGCCCTCTCCCGCGGCATGCAGGCGCTCACCATCCGCATGGCAAAGGCACTCAACCGCCTCGCGAAGCGCAGCGGCAGGGTCTTCGCCGATCGCTTCTGGTCGCGGCTGCTCGCCACGCCGCGGGAGGTACGGCACGCCATCAACTACGTGCTGGGCAATGCGCGCCAACACGCCGAACGGATGGGCCTCTGGATCACCCTGCCCGCCGCCGATCCCTACGCGGCGGGGCCGGGGCAGCAGCGGCTCGGGATCTACGCACCGCGCACCTGGCTCCTTCGTGTCGGGTGGACGCGAGGCAGAACCCCGGCACCCCCCGCCTACGAGCCGGCGTTCTGA